Proteins encoded by one window of Vigna radiata var. radiata cultivar VC1973A chromosome 5, Vradiata_ver6, whole genome shotgun sequence:
- the LOC106761748 gene encoding uncharacterized protein LOC106761748, producing the protein MKQTHFTLPHVADITCMDPNRPPLVPEKLSKTVRFLGFFIQNDVMKRGKNIGKALNDVVVRHHQALTCRPRDAHVSFVSPLEYQFSCSGSPPRLSHASRRKLSPPSSSRSPAHRAVRMCRGGGDGIIERRVKIAGSAASMLNDVVEKDFHVDEAAEEFIARFYRELRLQKWLDHYC; encoded by the coding sequence ATGAAACAGACACACTTCACTCTGCCACATGTGGCAGACATCACATGCATGGACCCCAACCGTCCCCCGCTCGTGCCGGAGAAGCTCTCCAAAACGGTGCGTTTCCTCGGTTTCTTCATACAAAACGACGTCATGAAGCGGGGGAAGAACATAGGGAAGGCGCTCAACGACGTCGTCGTCCGCCACCACCAGGCCCTCACATGCCGCCCACGTGACGCTCACGTCTCCTTCGTGTCGCCGCTGGAGTATCAGTTCAGCTGCAGCGGGAGTCCGCCGCGCCTCTCGCATGCCAGTCGGAGGAAGCTCTCTCCTCCCTCTTCAAGCCGCTCGCCGGCTCATCGCGCTGTGAGGATGTGCCGTGGCGGTGGTGACGGCATCATAGAGAGGCGCGTGAAGATCGCGGGCTCCGCCGCTTCCATGTTGAACGACGTCGTGGAGAAGGACTTCCACGTGGACGAGGCCGCGGAGGAGTTCATAGCGAGGTTCTACAGAGAGTTGAGGTTGCAGAAATGGTTGGATCACTATTGCTGA
- the LOC106761695 gene encoding lachrymatory-factor synthase, with protein MGEKSDERWKGKAVVELADTNGEVAWSVIEDFCNIHKWMSLDTCYQQEGSLGKPGLIRYCASTIVDDVEKTPTLKWVKEKLLAIDPVERCLSYEVIENNMGFKFYVATLKVLSREEGGCKIEWGFVCDPMEGWSVEGLESYVESSLQIIKKNIQLAYNTP; from the coding sequence ATGGGAGAGAAATCTGATGAAAGATGGAAAGGTAAAGCAGTGGTTGAGCTTGCAGACACAAATGGTGAAGTAGCATGGAGTGTGATAGAGGATTTCTGCAACATCCATAAGTGGATGTCACTAGACACATGCTATCAACAAGAGGGTAGTCTTGGCAAACCAGGTCTCATCAGATACTGTGCTTCAACCATTGTTGATGATGTGGAGAAGACCCCAACATTGAAGTGGGTCAAAGAGAAGCTACTTGCCATTGATCCTGTTGAACGATGTTTGAGCTATGAAGTTATTGAGAACAACATGGGATTTAAGTTCTATGTGGCCACACTCAAAGTGCTGTCAAGGGAGGAGGGAGGATGCAAGATTGAATGGGGATTTGTCTGTGATCCAATGGAAGGGTGGAGTGTTGAAGGTTTGGAGTCATATGTTGAGTCTTCTCTGCAGATCATAAAGAAGAACATCCAACTTGCATACAACACACCATAG